The following are from one region of the Penaeus chinensis breed Huanghai No. 1 chromosome 5, ASM1920278v2, whole genome shotgun sequence genome:
- the LOC125025627 gene encoding mucin-17-like isoform X2, protein MMPPSTARWLCLSLLLAQGVRGQLSIGSADAFLSEDFDYSTIVPESTQSPEPMVSTVSLVDESPLPDFEDDVAGGERTATVSSLPEGEISSKIGAVEYSDFPSDFSTKILEGKDENASEVVLSSLSQIIPSEVLSPTLLALEPTVLVTRPTEAVRALADSGLVSQIVSSEEPISSTEIEPSELVSRPTEVLHTLADSEIISSGVPVPSELAVETSELISRPVEASHALIESSHMSEIDSSGVPASSAIAFEPSELLIRPDALVDSAHLSEVESLGVPATLEPSELVSRPTEALPAFADSEIISSGVLATSTLAVEPTELVSRLAEAIHAFTDSSHVLDIDSSGVPASSQLAVEPSILVRRPAGAVRVLAEPDSDWLPNWPSELLDTTTESSRTATVVFPTEPGHTAILASAAAPFLDDEGTASTVIPSYTVTKIPVTQYFFDITSVAPTPAPGPLFDPQDFVTPGFDAPLDTTADMIRPTVDLASSIPELQSSVLMIDTSQPFVTPKLPLEATLSAGSELGRPSVEPPVNVLISTTSPTPALTLTSTRVQPEEEIEVIDNTLGEGDFVDSTTLIVEAAEDEITGVETTGPRPSLEEQPEEDTIHITTSSELLVDVAATESMTAESEDKHPGSTGEALATATLLAFTTPPSSLPVTTPDAEEVTTSTPVVRVSVQPTPFFRTSLVTDSSRTPLWMLLSKSSPSPTVDTQQTRTRLASSLISSAQGPDLAIALPSSTTLKSETLTATLASSSVSDSSFTSLESSQVPSDSSVLLATVPLDETTFTIAESTESDVEQPELTTTIVLEDSLVSSSLFVTTEGTVIEPPKHNISSYTTVVAPTLDSAGVVTQLPPAIPTSEPPVHIDTEEPITPARVDIDEIITTRKSDEPQMSSEGPTVTSIAVETLDSAQASRPSSEISATETISPPVEKPDVAPEVSVASDVSVAPDTSVALDTSVAPGASVAPDTSVAPDAVVAPGASVALDTSVTPGAVVAPDASVAPGASVAPDTSVAPDAVVAPGASVALDTSVAPDTVVAPDASVAPGASVALDTSVTPGAVVAPDASVAPGASVAPDTSVAPGASVALDTSVAPDAITAPDASVAPDASVAPGASVAPGASVAPDTSVAPDAVVAPDASVAPDASVAPDASVAPDASVAPDASVAPVVSVTWTPVLGPAEDEQEEKEDASLIAAPTERPQTTTVPPILAPELTATEPALEDIATEVYPHLDSAAIPGEETASEEAVKKEETVDAPMSSPLPPASPSPPFTTITTPTITTTKTTTTKVTIPASTTTTQIPTTPPSEVSITFIIPTESMPTLTTIVELSNGTMVDRPMPYVRARVGYSGREFCQHRHNFKALLAEWISRHMEDVDVSPHEITFFNMPDCKSIKPLTEDHLNQFPEDPTDPDQEAEDKMNDIYDSEKMTDVYFYVTRSGKIDPYLTEQFPLFPTELEISEELAYLKSKVTELELVRPDGTTNSNLLLEEEGAVGTSVIVIIVISTLVGAAIIIALIFFMLVRKRGAANNYYGRRCTPVSMDAYSMDSVSVYHSFRRKSKRRASGRSIKSYLNQAFDDPNGPSRPLNFAKLTHFISDIDGVHEEFSTIPVNMPKYDELPAGVEDKNRYANVIPVPETRVILKTAKDSPTCEYINANYVRGSRNESKYYIATQAPLDDTVADFWKMVWEQETRVVVMLTDFVEKGIDKCADYLPPSETLDCHRVYGEFQVTLKSRDMKEKFVVSNVQLKNLENNLIREVAHMWFTGWPTAGVPNEESGFISFILEVRRNRKKLRAKGPVVVHCSPGTGRTGTFLSCDMVMRQFEDQRNVDVPRTVYSIRRDRAGAVQTKEQYAFIYRVINLYASKLTTGNLDSL, encoded by the exons ATGATGCCGCCGTCGACCGCTAGGTGGCTctgcctcagcctcctcctcgcaCAAG gaGTGAGAGGACAGTTGAGCATTGGAAGTGCAGACGCATTCCTTTCGGAAGACTTTGACTATAGCACTATTGTTCCGGAATCCACACAGTCACCTGAGCCTATGGTCTCTACTGTCTCACTTGTAGACGAAAGTCCTCTACCTGACTTTGAGGATGACgtagcaggaggagagagaacagcCACGGTCTCTTCATTACCAGAGGGTGAAATTTCCAGTAAAATCGGAGCAGTAGAGTACTCTGATTTCCCATCAGACTTTAGCACGAAAATTCttgaaggaaaagatgagaatgCTTCTGAAGTAGTCCTCTCATCTTTGTCCCAGATTATTCCTTCAGAGGTGCTCTCTCCCACTTTGCTTGCATTAGAACCAACTGTGTTGGTTACAAGACCAACTGAAGCAGTTCGTGCTCTTGCTGACTCTGGTCTTGTATCACAAATAGTTTCTTCAGAGGAACCAATTTCTAGTACAGAAATTGAACCTTCTGAGTTGGTTAGCAGGCCAACTGAAGTGCTTCATACTCTTGCTGATTCAGAGATAATTTCTTCAGGAGTGCCAGTTCCTAGTGAACTTGCAGTTGAAACATCTGAGTTGATTAGTAGGCCAGTTGAGGCATCTCATGCTTTAATTGAGTCAAGTCATATGTCAGAGATAGATTCGTCTGGAGTACCAGCTTCCAGTGCAATTGCATTTGAACCATCAGAGTTGCTTATTAGACCAGATGCTCTTGTTGATTCTGCACATTTGTCAGAGGTAGAATCTTTAGGAGTGCCAGCTACATTGGAACCATCCGAGTTGGTTAGCAGGCCAACTGAAGCACTTCCTGCTTTTGCTGACTCAGAGATTATTTCTTCAGGTGTTCTGGCTACAAGTACACTTGCAGTTGAACCAACTGAGTTGGTTAGTAGGCTAGCTGAAGCAATTCATGCTTTTACTGATTCAAGCCATGTGTTAGACATAGATTCTTCAGGAGTACCAGCTTCCAGTCAACTTGCAGTTGAACCATCCATCTTGGTTAGAAGACCAGCTGGAGCAGTTCGTGTTCTTGCTGAACCTGATTCTGACTGGTTACCAAACTGGCCATCTGAGCTCCTAGACACTACTACAGAATCTTCGAGAACAGCAACAGTAGTATTCCCAACAGAGCCTGGACATACAGCCATATTAGCATCTGCTGCAGCTCCTTTTCTTGATGATGAGGGGACTGCATCAACTGTCATTCCTTCATATACAGTTACTAAAATCCCAGTGACACAGTATTTCTTTGATATAACATCTGTAGCACCTACCCCTGCACCAGGGCCACTCTTTGACCCCCAAGATTTTGTTACTCCAGGCTTTGATGCACCACTTGACACAACAGCTGATATGATCAGACCCACAGTTGATCTTGCCTCTAGCATACCTGAGCTGCAGTCAAGTGTCCTGATGATAGACACAAGTCAGCCATTTGTAACTCCTAAACTCCCACTTGAGGCAACATTATCTGCAGGGTCAGAGCTTGGGAGGCCAAGTGTGGAACCACCTGTTAATGTCTTGATATCCACAACATCCCCAACTCCAGCACTTACCTTGACCTCTACAAGAGTCCAGCCAGAAGAGGAGATTGAAGTGATTGACAATACCCTAGGAGAGGGTGACTTTGTTGATAGCACCACTTTGATTGTAGAAGCTGCAGAAGATGAAATCACAGGAGTTGAAACCACGGGACCACGACCATCTTTGGAGGAACAGCCAGAAGAGGATACAATTCATATCACCACATCCAGTGAGCTTCTCGTAGATGTTGCAGCCACTGAAAGTATGACTGCAGAATCTGAGGATAAGCATCCAGGTAGTACAGGTGAAGCATTGGCTACAGCCACACTTTTAGCCTTCaccactcctccctcttctctgcctGTAACAACTCCTGACGCAGAGGAAGTGACAACCAGCACACCTGTTGTTCGAGTTAGTGTGCAGCCAACACCCTTCTTCCGTACCTCACTGGTCACAGACTCCTCCAGGACCCCCTTGTGGATGCTTTTATCTAAGTCATCACCTTCGCCAACTGTAGATACACAGCAGACACGCACACGGCTTGCTTCTTCTTTAATTTCCAGTGCCCAGGGTCCTGACCTGGCAATTGCTTTGCCTTCTTCCACTACGCTTAAAAGTGAGACTCTTACTGCAACATTAGCAAGTTCTTCAGTTTCTGATTCAAGCTTTACTTCCCTTGAGAGTAGCCAGGTTCCCTCCGACTCCTCAGTCCTGTTAGCCACTGTGCCCTTAGATGAGACTACTTTTACTATTGCTGAAAGCACTGAGTCAGATGTAGAACAACCTGAGCTCACAACAACTATAGTTCTTGAAGACTCATTagtctcctcttccttgtttgttACCACAGAGGGAACAGTAATAGAACCTCCCAAACATAATATATCAAGTTATACCACAGTTGTAGCCCCTACTTTAGACTCTGCTGGAGTTGTCACTCAATTGCCTCCTGCCATACCCACATCTGAACCTCCTGTTCATATTGACACTGAAGAGCCTATCACACCAGCAAGAGTAGACATAGATGAAATTATTACAACCAGAAAGAGTGATGAACCCCAAATGAGTTCAGAGGGACCAACAGTTACTTCCATAGCAGTAGAAACTTTAGATTCTGCTCAAGCCAGTAGGCCCAGTAGTGAGATTAGTGCCACAGAAACAATAAGTCCTCCTGTGGAGAAACCTGATGTAGCACCAGAAGTTAGTGTAGCATCAGATGTAAGTGTAGCACCAGATACCAGTGTAGCACTGGATACTAGTGTAGCACCAGGTGCTAGTGTTGCACCGGATACTAGTGTAGCACCAGATGCTGTTGTAGCACCAGGTGCTAGTGTAGCACTGGATACTAGTGTAACACCAGGTGCTGTAGTAGCACCAGATGCCAGTGTAGCACCAGGCGCTAGTGTAGCACCGGATACTAGTGTAGCACCAGATGCTGTTGTAGCACCAGGTGCTAGTGTAGCACTGGATACTAGTGTAGCACCAGATACTGTTGTAGCACCAGATGCCAGTGTAGCACCAGGTGCTAGTGTAGCACTGGATACTAGTGTAACACCAGGTGCTGTAGTAGCACCAGATGCCAGTGTAGCACCAGGCGCTAGTGTAGCACCGGATACTAGTGTAGCACCAGGTGCTAGTGTTGCACTGGATACTAGTGTAGCACCAGATGCTATCACAGCACCAGATGCCAGTGTAGCACCAGATGCCAGTGTAGCACCAGGCGCTAGTGTAGCACCAGGCGCTAGTGTAGCACCGGATACTAGTGTAGCACCAGATGCTGTAGTAGCACCAGATGCCAGTGTAGCACCAGATGCCAGTGTAGCACCAGATGCCAGTGTAGCACCAGATGCCAGTGTAGCACCAGATGCCAGTGTAGCACCAGTTGTTAGTGTCACCTGGACTCCTGTGCTAGGACCAGCCGAagatgagcaggaggagaaggaggatgcttCCTTGATTGCAGCCCCAACTGAGCGACCCCAGACTACAACAGTACCTCCCATCTTAGCACCAGAGTTGACAG CCACAGAACCAGCTCTTGAAGACATTGCCACAGAAGTGTACCCACACCTAGATTCTGCTGCCATACCTGGAGAAGAAACTGCATCAGAGGAAGCAGTCAAGAAAG AAGAAACTGTGGATGCTCCAATGTCCTCTCCTCTGCCACCAGCCAGCCCCTCTCCACCCTTcacaaccatcaccacaccaACCATAACCACTACAAAGACCACTACAACCAAAGTTACAATACCTgcttctaccaccaccacccaaaTACCCACCACACCCCCGTCTGAAGTtagcatcaccttcatcatcccaACTG AATCAATGCCAACTCTGACAACAATTGTGGAGCTCTCGAACGGAACCATGGTTGATCGTCCTATGCCCTATGTGAGGGCACGTGTGGGCTACAGCGGGCGAGAATTCTGCCAGCACAGGCACAATTTCAAGGCTCTGCTTGCAGAATGGATCAGCAGACACATGGAGGATGT AGACGTGTCACCGCATGAGATCACATTCTTCAATATGCCTGATTGTAAGTCAATAAAGCCACTCACCGAGGATCACCTGAACCAATTTCCTGAAGACCCTACTGATCCTGACCAAGAGGCTGAGGataaaatgaatgatatatatgacTCAGAAAAAATGACAGATGTCTATTTCTATGTCACTCGTTCTGGCAAGATTGATCCCTATTTAACAGAGCAGTTCCCACTTTTCCCAACTGAACTGGAGATCAGTGAAGAACTAGCATACCTGAAGTCAAAG GTCACAGAGTTAGAACTTGTACGTCCAGATGGTACCACAAACTCCAATTTATtgttagaagaagaaggagcagttGGCacctctgttattgttattattgtaatttctacaTTAGTTGGGGCTGCCATCATCATAGCCCTCATTTTCTTT ATGCTTGTGAGGAAACGTGGTGCTGCCAATAATTACTACGGGAGACGATGTACACCAGTCAGCATGGATGCCTACAGCATGGACAGTGTCTCTGTTTATCATTCCTttagaaggaaaagcaaaagacGTGCCTCAGGAAGATCCATCAAGTCATATCTTAATCAGGCCTTTGATGATCCA AATGGACCTTCACGGCCTCTGAACTTTGCTAAGCTTACTCACTTCATCTCTGATATTGATGGAGTTCATGAAGAGTTCTCTACAATCCCAGTCAATATGCCAAAATATGATGAACTACCAGCTGGTGTTGAAGATAAGAATAG GTATGCCAATGTCATTCCTGTGCCAGAAACACGAGTTATCCTCAAAACAGCAAAAGACTCTCCAACCTGTGAGTACATCAATGCCAACTATGTAAGAGGCTCAAGGAATGAGTCAAAGTACTACATTGCAACCCAG GCTCCACTAGATGACACAGTAGCGGACTTCTGGAAGATGGTTTGGGAACAAGAAACACGTGTGGTTGTTATGTTGACAGACTTTGTGGAAAAGGGCATTGACAAGTGTGCTGATTACCTTCCCCCTTCAGAAACATTAGATTGTCATAGGGTCTACGGTGAATTCCAG gtaACCCTCAAATCTCGTGACATGAAAGAAAAATTTGTGGTGTCTAATGTCCAACTGAAAAATCTAGAAAACAACCTGATCCGAGAAGTGGCCCACATGTGGTTCACTGGGTGGCCCACGGCCGGTGTTCCTAATGAGGAATCTGGTTTCATTTCCTTCATCCTTGAGGtcagaaggaacaggaagaagctTCGAGCCAAAGGACCTGTTGTGGTCCACTGCag TCCAGGGACAGGGCGCACTGGTACTTTCTTGTCCTGTGACATGGTGATGCGACAATTTGAAGATCAGAGAAATGTTGATGTTCCAAGGACAGTGTATTCTATAAGGAGGGACAGAGCTGGTGCAGTGCAGACGAAAGAACAGTATGCCTTTATCTACAGG GTTATCAACTTATATGCATCTAAACTTACTACAGGAAACCTTGATTCCCTTTAA